One window of Phycisphaeraceae bacterium genomic DNA carries:
- a CDS encoding triose-phosphate isomerase: protein MAQRKPIVGGNWKMNLDRQRSVQLAEATGRAVHDASTSVDVTLFPAFPYLYAVGATVRASAASVEMGAQDCSQYSDGAYTGEVSLPMLKDCGCAWVLVGHSERRHVIGETDVIVNQKLRAALDAGLDVVLCIGETLDQREAGQTDAINEQQLRSGLALVPDDVIGRIVIAYEPVWAIGTGKTATPADAQAAHQQIRAVLADMHDDRLASEIRIQYGGSVKPGNAPELAQMPDIDGFLVGGASLDAGPFAQIVEAMAASI from the coding sequence ATGGCACAGCGCAAGCCGATCGTTGGTGGAAACTGGAAGATGAATCTCGATCGTCAGCGATCAGTCCAACTTGCTGAAGCAACAGGCAGGGCAGTGCATGACGCGTCCACATCGGTGGATGTCACGCTGTTTCCAGCGTTTCCGTACCTTTATGCGGTTGGAGCCACTGTCCGTGCGAGTGCTGCTTCGGTCGAGATGGGTGCCCAGGACTGCAGCCAATATTCGGATGGTGCGTACACCGGCGAGGTTTCTCTGCCCATGCTAAAAGACTGTGGCTGTGCGTGGGTGCTCGTCGGACACTCAGAACGTCGCCACGTCATTGGTGAGACTGACGTGATTGTGAACCAGAAACTTCGAGCTGCACTCGATGCAGGCCTCGACGTGGTTCTGTGCATCGGTGAGACGCTCGATCAGCGAGAGGCTGGCCAGACAGACGCGATTAATGAGCAGCAGCTTCGATCTGGTCTGGCACTGGTGCCGGATGATGTTATAGGACGAATTGTTATTGCGTACGAGCCGGTCTGGGCAATTGGCACGGGCAAGACAGCAACTCCAGCCGATGCACAGGCAGCACATCAGCAGATTCGGGCTGTTCTGGCTGATATGCACGACGATCGGCTTGCCAGTGAGATCCGCATCCAGTATGGCGGCAGTGTAAAGCCGGGAAATGCGCCCGAACTCGCCCAGATGCCCGATATCGACGGGTTTCTGGTGGGTGGAGCATCGCTTGACGCAGGGCCATTTGCCCAAATCGTCGAGGCGATGGCTGCGAGCATCTGA